In the genome of Candidatus Acetothermia bacterium, the window CCAAGCCGCGTACCGGGCGTGGAAGACAAGCCAGGAGAAGGCGACGGAAGCCGACATCGACCTCACTGCTGAAGAACAAGGAGAGATCGTTCGACAGGCAGCGTACGAAGAGGCTTTGGCCCAAGCCAGGGCTGAGATCGAGGAGTACATCAACAACCTCGGGGCTTACGACTTCCAGAAGCTCGTTGCTGAACTGCTCAGGGCCATGGGGTACCACGTTCCGCATGTTGCTCCCCCTGGCCGGGACGGTGGGATTGACATCGTCGCCTACAAAGATCCGTTGGGGACCACCACCCCCCGGATCAAGGTTCAGGTAAAGCACCGGGACCAGAGGGTGACGGTCAAGGAGGTCCGCGAACTAGAAGGGTTGCTTCGCAAGGAGGGCGACATTGGGTTGATCGTCTCGTCAGGTGGGTTCAGCTCCGAGGTGGAGCGGGAGATACGCGCATCCACAAAGCACATCGAGACGATGGACCTCGACCGGCTCATCAACCTATGGCAGGAGCACTACGACAAACTCAGCGAGAGAGGGAAAGCCATGCTGCCCTTGATCAAGGTGTACTTCTTGGCTCCCACTGAGGAATAAGGTGGCACGTACAAATCTCGTTTCAGCTCCACCCCGAATCGTACTCAAGATCGGCTTCTGGTCGGCGATCTTCACCACCGCGTGGATCATCGTCTTCGACATCGCCATCGCACTCGGCGCAAGCGGCGTCCCAACGCGTTCGGTCGCTGTGGGTGCCTCTCTGTTGCTTGCCCTCTCATTTATCGTTCTTATGGCGAGCATCCACAGTTACGCTTCCCAGGAGAAGAAGGTCTTGAGTCAGATCGGGTTGTCATTTGCCATTGTGTATGCGGCTTTGCTGATATGGAACTACTACCTGCAATTGACCGTCGTACACACCAACCCCCACCTCTACGCGTGGCTGACCATGGATTTCACGCCCGATACGGCTTTCTGGTCGCTCGAAACGATTGGCTACACCCTCATGGGCTTGGCCGCGTTGTTCGCCCTGCCCATCTTTGCCAGAGGCCGAATCGAACGTGTGATCCGCGGGTGCTTCGTTGCCAATGCCGTGTTTACTGTTTTGGGTGGCATCGGCTATGTGCTGAGCAACAACCCTCTTCACGTGTTGGTTCTCGCAAGCCTGGCCGTATGGGCAATTGCGTTCCCCCTTGCGACGGCCTTGCTCGCGGTGGTGTTCAAACGCGCAGGAAAGACGAATGTGTGATGGCGAACAATACCACCGTCGCCGGGATTCTTCCTTGTGCGGGACCCTACC includes:
- a CDS encoding restriction endonuclease, with protein sequence MPAKVPLERVGQLMKAVLLELRNAGGEARIRDLLTAVEPKLSLSTYEKAPYEKSGWIRWKAIVHFYSIDCVKAGYIRKSGGKWYLTADGERALHLPPEEFIRSAQAAYRAWKTSQEKATEADIDLTAEEQGEIVRQAAYEEALAQARAEIEEYINNLGAYDFQKLVAELLRAMGYHVPHVAPPGRDGGIDIVAYKDPLGTTTPRIKVQVKHRDQRVTVKEVRELEGLLRKEGDIGLIVSSGGFSSEVEREIRASTKHIETMDLDRLINLWQEHYDKLSERGKAMLPLIKVYFLAPTEE